The Octopus sinensis linkage group LG9, ASM634580v1, whole genome shotgun sequence genomic sequence gttgtattttcaaaatttgtaattctgacaaaaaaatggatacgaacTTCATTCTATCAAGCAGCAAGTCAGAATtcaaaggattttctactgaagaccttgataaatctaactatgactgaagaaaaaaaaaaaaaaaaacgcgtggtatttgataatgaatttgatgcttcattttccgaaagtgaaagcAGTGAATCAGAGCTTCAACAgcgataaataaaatgaaattgcacctttctttcagtgatttttctgaagaaactggaccaagccacagtctttcccaggagagtaaagctttagactatttctttttactttttccaatgagcctatttgaaatcattacggtaGAAACAAACCGTTATGCTGAATGTAAGCAAAGCTGAAAAAAaagatagtttgtggtttcccacaactttaaatgaaattaaggcctattttgccataaatattattatgggtatcagaaatttacccagaataacaaattactGGAGTAGCGATAAGCCCTTTGGAGACGAATATGTATCAAGTATAATGACGAGGACACGATTTTTGAAATTGACTCAGTATTTGCATGTAAGAGACACGAGCAGTACACCAGTACGTGGAGAACCAGGCTTTGATCCCTTATTTAAAATAAGACCCCTTATTGACTGTGTTCAAAACACAAAACTTTATAAACCGGAGAGATGTTTATCAATTGATGAGGGTATGGTGGGCTATAAAGGCCGAGTACGTTTCCGACAGCATATTCCAGGAAAGCCcacaaaatgggggatcaaagtttggaagATTTGTGAATTGAATACTGGGTACTGCTCTGGATTTGAATTTTATACTGGCAAAAGAGACAATTATGTAAGTCAACATGGCCtagggtacgatgtggtctggaatttatcacttacataccataaccagggccgtatattattttttgaccgatttttcagttcggtcaaacttgcagAGAATTTAGATACTGTGGCAACACATACATGTGCTACAGTGTTCGCTAGTAGAAAAGGACTGCcgttggatataaaaaaaaaattttttttaaaggtgaaATAATTCAACGGCAGAAAGGAAATTTGCTAGCGACCGCATAGAGATAAGAGGCAGATCAATTTTCTGTCTACCTGTGCACAGCAACATGTGGATGAAAATGGCACGTCATTTGTGAACCTCGATTATAACAGGTACATGGGTGGTGTAGATTGGCTGAATCAGATGATGTCTTGCTATCCAGTTGGCAGACCGGGGAATAAATAGTGGCGATACCTGGTTTGGTATATAGTAAACATGAGTATTACTAATGTGTTTATACTATATACCAAATTGGGGCCGGCTTGAAAGCGATGCAACCATCTGCAGTTCCGATAAGATGTAGCAA encodes the following:
- the LOC118764908 gene encoding uncharacterized protein LOC118764908 encodes the protein MLNVSKAEKKDSLWFPTTLNEIKAYFAINIIMGIRNLPRITNYWSSDKPFGDEYVSSIMTRTRFLKLTQYLHVRDTSSTPVRGEPGFDPLFKIRPLIDCVQNTKLYKPERCLSIDEGMVGYKGRVRFRQHIPGKPTKWGIKVWKICELNTGYCSGFEFYTGKRDTDESSNMHNSSIVKFCCIPN